In the Trinickia acidisoli genome, CAGCAATCCGCGTTTTTCCGCGACCGAGAGCGAGTTTGCCTCCGAGTTGGTGCCGAACAGGGCTAGGCCTACCCCTTGTCGCATCAGCCAGCGGCAATGCTTCACCAAGCGCGGGATCGAAGGCGCTTGCTCGGCATCGAACGGTGTAAGTACCGGCGAAAGCACGCCACGCAGGCGCTCGTCGGTTGGGTGGCTGGGGTGGACGCTGGCCGAATGTGCACTCATGCGCTCTCCTTCAGGTGATGTTCAGGGCAGTCGGTGCAGTGCCGCCTGTTCGCCTGCCGAGCCGACGATCTGACGCTGCCGGCGCAGTATCACGCTGCCAAAGCGCACGTGAAAGTACGGTCCGCTTGCTTCACACCTCAGGAGTTTTTGTGTTCGACGAAGGCCTTGGCCGCTTCGAGGAAAGCGCGCACGAGTCTGATGCGGGCAGACGAGCGATTCCACAATAGGCCCACGGTACGCGTCGGAAACGCATGCGGGAGGGGCCATTTCGCGAGCGAAAGACCGGCAAAGCGCGAACTGAGCCAGTCCGGCACAAGCGACACGCCAAGGCCCCGATCGACCAGCACGGCAATGGCATCGAGGCCGTCCAGCTCGCAGCGGTGGCGCGGCTGCAGCCCGTGTTGGCGCAGATAGGCGTCCGCGAGCTGCCCGCCCACCGCATTGCGGTCGTAGCGCACGAACGGTTCGGTCTCAATGGTGCGGTGCACGTCGTTCACCCGCATCGCCGCAGGCGTGAGGAGCACGAGCGGCTCCTCTCGGAAGGTGTGCCAGTCGCAACTCTTCGGCAGGTCCGTCAAAGGATGCACGAGTACAGCGGCATCGAGTTCTCCGTGCGTGACCCTGCGATAGAGTTCGAGAGAATTCGCGGGCTCGAGCCAAATATCGATCTGCGGATGCCGCGTGAGCATCTGCGCCAGTGCATCCGGTATCAAGCCGGTCATCATCGTGGGCGTGCCGCCCAACCGCAGTTGCCCTGCCAGTACGGAGGCATCGACGAGATCCGACGTAAGGTCGCGGATGCCATGCAGTATCGAGCGCGCCCGCTCGAGAATGCGCTCGCCCGCCTCGGTCGTGCCCACGGTGCGCCCATTACGTCGTACTAACTTCGCACCGAGTTCCTCCTCGAGCATCTTCACACGCTGCGCCACGGCTGCGGGTGTGAGGTCTAATCGACGCGCGGCTTCGGCGATCGAGCCCAGCTCAACCACATAGACGAAACTCTGCAGATAGCGCGAGTCCATCGATAGAAACTCTATGGTTTGAAGAAGGCGAAGGATACTGTTTTTACGGTCCGGCGGCTATCAGACTTCACCCGGCCCGCTCGTACACGACACGCGAGCGGCATTCAACGAGGAGGAGTCAGTCATGCCGAGAATCGAATCAGTTTCAGTCTGCGCCGTCGGCGTACCGCTCGACAAAGTCACGTCGTTCGCCACACGCACGGTTTCCACTCGCCACTACGGGCTCGTCAAAGTGCGTTCGAGCGACGGCGTGGAAGGTATTGGATTTTGCTACGTGGGCAGCAGCGGCGACGAGTTGCTTCGCGTGGCGGTCGAACAGTTGTTGGCACCCGTGCTCGTCGGCCAGGATTCGTATGCGGTAGAGGGCCTGTGGCAGGCGATGTATCAGGAAGCGTTGTTGCAGGGGCGGGCCGGCACTGTCATGCGCGCCATCAGCATTCTCGACACAGCGCTGTGGGATTTGAACGCGCGCACGCATCAAGTTCCGCTCCACAAATATCTAGGCGCGGCAGAGTTGGAAAGCGTTCCCGCCTATGCGAGCGGCGGGTACTACCTGGAAGGCAAAACGCCAGCGATGCTCGGCGAGGAAATGGCGCGCTATGTGGAAATGGGGTTCAAGGCCGTGAAGATGAAAGGCGGCCGCCTCTCGCCGCGCGAGGAAGAGGCGCGCGTGCGGGCAGCACGCGAAGCGATCGGGCCCGACGTCGAACTCATGATCGACATCAACAACGGTTGGACCGATGCGACGGAAGCGCTTCAGCACGTGAAACGTATCGAGCAATACGACCCCTACTTCATCGAGGAGCCGTTCTCGCCCGACGACATCGCCAACCACGCGCGGCTAGCAAAGCTCACGCGCGTACCCATCGCAACGGGCGAAATCGGCTACGGCCGGTGGTATCACCGCGAACTTCTCGAACGAGGCGGCGCGGCCATTCTGCAGACTGATGCCCTGGTATGTGGCGGTATCAGCGAATGGCGGCGCATTGCGGCCACTGCGGCGAGTCACGGTGTGGTGATGTGCCCTCACTGGTTCCACGACGTGCATGCGCCGCTCGTGGCGGCCACGACGAACGCACGCTATGTCGAGTACTTCTGGGACGATCAAGTACTGAACTTCCGCCGGCTCATCGACCACCAACTCACTCATCGCGATGGGCGCATCGTGCTGCACCAAACGCCGGGACTCGGCTTCGACTTCGACGAGGCGGCCGTAGGGCGATACGGCACCTGGACCGTCGTGAAGTGAGGCTGGGCCGCGCCAATACATTGGGGTGTTACCGAGCCCACTAAAGCAACATGGAAGGTCTCGTATGCTAGAGGAGTTTTTCACGGCCCCACTCGAGCAAGGAGAACGACCATGCGCATGCTTCTGAACGTACGAATTCCCCATGAGCCATTCAATGCCTTCGTGCGCGGCGGCACCATCGAGGAAGTGATAGCGAAGATACTCGAAGAGATGAAACCGGAAGCCGCCTATTTTACGGAGCAAAGTGGCGGACGCGGGGCCATCCTCGTCATCAACCTCGATGATCCGTCGCAGATTCCCGCATTTGCCGAGCCGTGGTTTCTCACGTTCAACGCCGACTGCGAGTTTCGCGTTGTGATGGGACCGGAAGACCTGCAGAAAGCCGGGTTGGCGATGATCGGGGCGAAGTGGAAATAGTAAGCGCTGCATGCCGCAGAGCCGACCCCTTCCAATCCCGCACACACGGGATGGCCTAGTCCGATATGCACATCTTGGCTCTTCTGACTAGGCCATGGCGGCGCTATCGTGCATACCATCTCAAGCGGAGAAACGTATGGCCGATTCGCTCACTTTCGATCATTTGGACACGCCCGCGTCGTTTGCCGCGGCCTTCGAAATCATGAAACAATTGCGCCCGCATTTGACGGACGTCAACGCATTCGTTGCACAGTTGGCGCATCAGCATACCGAGGGGTATCGCCTGCTGGCGGCACGTGATGGGACGGAGGTTGTCGGCCTCGCGGGCTATCGAGCGCAAACCAATCTCTTGCGCGGCAAATTTATTTATGTCGACGATCTCGTCGTCAACGCCGATCTGCAACGCGGCGGAGTAGGTGCTCAACTACTCGAGGCCGTGCGCGACGTTGCGCGCAATTCCGGTTGCGCGCACCTTGTTCTTGATACCGGGCTAAACAACGCGTTCGCACAGCGGTTCTATTTCCGTCAAGGGCTGCTCGCAACAGGGATGCACTTCGCCGAGCCGCTCACCCTCGTCACAGAGTGAAATTAATGAGAATCTTATCGATCAATGCCAGCCCACATGGCAGTGCCAGCCACGGACACAGCCTCGTACGCGAAGTCGAGCAACGTTTGAGTAAGAACGCGTCGTCTAGTGTCGAGGTCATTTCCCGAGATCTAACGGCCGATCCCCTGCCGCCCGTATCGATCGAATATGCGCGGGCGATCACGTCGCGCACGCCGGACCCAGCCATGTTCGAAACCTCGGAACGATTGATCGCCGAGCTCGAATCCACGGATGTTCTTGTTATCAATACGCCGATCCACAACTTCACGGTGCCGGCGGCATTGAAATTGTGGATTGATCATGTGCTGCGCATTCACCGCACGTTCAGATCGACGCCGGAGGGAAAGGTCGGTCTCATGAGGGACCGCCCGACAATCGTGATCGTGGGGTCCGGCGGCTTTCACTTTGGCGAACATGCAAGTCAACCCGATTTCCTGACGCCCTACCTCCGTTACGCGCTCGGCTCTATCGGAATCACGACCGTACAGTTCCTGCCGCTACAGGGGCTCGTTAGGGGTGAAGACGCGGTGAAGCACGCATTGGATGGCGCTCGCGCTGAACTCGAAGCGCATTCGCTTTTTTCTTCCGTTAAGCCGTCCTAGCCGCGACGGCAGCCGGGGGAGCGCTCTCCCCCGGTCCTCTGGTGTCGTCGAGACACTACACCCGCATTTTCGCAAGCGAAACAGCCACACCCGCATCTTTGGCGTTCGCAAAACCCATTACTAGCCCGCGAGACATCGTCGGTCACGGCGTTGTGGCGATCGGCATCAAATCGGTGCATTATTGCAACCGCTCGGCGAGTGGGATAGCAAGCGTCTATCCGATTAGGTGGTTCCTCAATGCCTACGTCGATGCTCTGTCCGGCGATCGATCTAGGCGAAGCGCCGTGAAAAATGAGCTCAACGTATTGCGGTAGCCACAGGCAGCGGTAAGTGCAATCCTCAAACAAGAAAGGCTAAGCATATGGACCGACTGGGGCCGTTCAATGAAGCGCATCAAAAGGTTCTTGCCGATGCGAAGCGCTCACTGGATACGATCCGTCGTCTTTCGTCACTCCCCTGCGAGTCGACCGAGGCGAGCATCGACGTTTTGCGACGGCTACGACAAGAAACGTACGAGGACCTCAACCAAATTCAGCACGAGCACCTCATCATCCGGGCTGCGGAGTGGCTCTCCGCGTCGAGTGCTGCCTCCAACGAAGTCGCTTGGTTTTGGAATCCTCGGCAAACCGGAGATAGTTCTGAACCCGATCTTCGAGGAATGCTTTCAGGGCGAGTCGAAGTGTCCGCCGAGGTGACGACTTCGGAGCGTCCTGTAGGAACGATTGATACCCGAATGCAGCAGACTCTAGCGAAACTCGCACGGATGGATGGAAAGAAGTTCTACTTCGTTCGTACGGGAGAGATGCGCCAGCGTGCGGCCACGAAGGCTGCCAAAGGCGGGTGGGCAATTGAGGTTGTTCTATTGGGTTCGGTAACATCGTTCCCGTCATGAGCCCTCGTCAAACACCATGCGTTCGTCGCGTTCAATCCCCCGCTCTTATCGCTCCGTGTCTTCGAGGCGGTCGCGCGACATCTAAGCTTCACTGACGCGGCACAAGAGCTTCATGTCACGCAAAGCGCCATCAGCCATCACATCAAAAAATTGGAAGACGATTTGGGGCGGCTCTTGTTCGATCGACGTTCCCGCGCGGTGACTCTCACTGATGCCGGAATCGCGTACTACGAAAAGATGCATGCTGCGTTCGCACTCCTGCGCCACGGCACGGATGAACTTCGCGCGCCACCGGGAGCGGCAGGCACCCTGACCGTCGGGCTGTTAGCTTCATTTGGCACGCGCTGCCCGAAGCGGCACTCGACGATCCGGAAATCGGATGGTGGCTCGTCACGCCACGCGGCCCACGCAGCGAGGCCACCACGGCGTTCTGCGACTGGCTGACAGACCTTGCGAGCAAAGACTCATTCAACGTGACGGATTAGTTTTGCTAATGCAAGGGCGACAAGAATTGATTGGCCATCAGGCGCGCGAATCGATAGGATTGTCGTTTCTCAAACTCGATCCAAAGCGATGCAGATGAGTCAATCAATTTCCGCGCGTGTAGCCGAACTCGGCCTGAGCCTTGGTACGCCGACATCGCCCGCGGCGAACTACGTCTCGTTCGTCAAGGAGGGGAACCTCGTCCACATATCCGGCCAGGTTGCGCGCAAAGACGGGCAGGTGGCGTACGCCGGCCGCCTCGGGGCCGAACTGACTGAAGACGATGGCATCGAGGCGGCTCGCCTTTGCGCCCTGAACGTTCTATCGCAGATTGCGGCTGTCACGGACGATCGGATCGATCGCGTGGCACGCGTTTTGAAACTGGGTGTTTTCGTGGCTAGCGCGCCGGGGTTCACGAAACAAAGTGCGATCGCCGACGGGGCATCCAATCTAATGGTTCAAATATTCGGCGATGCCGGACGGCACGCACGCAGTGCTGTGGGCGTGGCGATGCTCCCTGCTGGGTCGGCAGTGGAAGTAGACGCTGTGATCGCCCTGCGCGACTTCTAACCGCGATCTTCATTGGGAAATACCATGTCCGCGCCTTTCACTCGCATGGACGTCGAAGCGTTGCGCGCTCAAACGCCGGGTACACACGGCACCGTCCATTTCAATCACGCTAGCGCATCGCTTCCCTCCTCCGCCACGCTGCGCGCAATCACCGATCATCTGGAACGCGAGGCCACGCACGGCCCGATGGAAGCCGGCGCAGCCGCAGCCGACGAGGCCGATCAAGCACGTACTCTTGCGGCCGCGCTACTCAATGCCCAGCCTGACGAGATCGCGCTGACCGGCGGAACTTCCCAGGGATGGGGGACTGCATTTGCGGCCATGGGAGAGTGGCGTGCCGGCGAAAGGATTCTCGTCGGACGGCACGAATGGGGCGGCAATCTTGCTGCGATGTATTTGGCGGCGCGGCGCAACGGGGTATCAATCGACGTTATCCCATCTGACGTAAGCGGCGCCGTCGATCCCGAGGCACTGGCTGCCATGTTGGACGAGCGAGTGCGGTTGATCGCACTGACTTGGTTACCGGCAAACGGCGGCCTCATCAACCCTGCCGAAGCGATCGGGAAGGTAGCTCGGCGCCATCGCATACCGTACTTCATCGATGCCGCCCAAGCAGTCGGTCAATTGCCGGTTGACGTCGCGCGGATCGGTTGCGACGTATTGAGCACGGCATGCAGGAAGGCGCTGCGCGGCCCGAGAGGAACGGGACTGCTTTACGTGCGACGCGATTTCCTGCATCGGCTGACGCCACCTTTGGTCGATCGATATTCCGCACCTATCGATGCACATGGAGCGCCGATTCTTCGCGAGGACGCAGGTCGCTTCGAGTCGGCCGAAACATCCGTGGCACTACGCTGCGGCCTCGCCAACGCGCTCCGCGAAGCATTGACGATTGGCGTCCCCGACATACGAGCGCGGATCGACCATCTCGCCACGAGGC is a window encoding:
- a CDS encoding aminotransferase class V-fold PLP-dependent enzyme, with product MSAPFTRMDVEALRAQTPGTHGTVHFNHASASLPSSATLRAITDHLEREATHGPMEAGAAAADEADQARTLAAALLNAQPDEIALTGGTSQGWGTAFAAMGEWRAGERILVGRHEWGGNLAAMYLAARRNGVSIDVIPSDVSGAVDPEALAAMLDERVRLIALTWLPANGGLINPAEAIGKVARRHRIPYFIDAAQAVGQLPVDVARIGCDVLSTACRKALRGPRGTGLLYVRRDFLHRLTPPLVDRYSAPIDAHGAPILREDAGRFESAETSVALRCGLANALREALTIGVPDIRARIDHLATRLREQLSEIPSVTLLDDGVERSGLVAFNAAGRDAHRLQSELATRGISIGVSGVPYTPLDMQARKLNQVARASVSYLNDESEINHLVDTLRALMR
- a CDS encoding LysR family transcriptional regulator — protein: MDSRYLQSFVYVVELGSIAEAARRLDLTPAAVAQRVKMLEEELGAKLVRRNGRTVGTTEAGERILERARSILHGIRDLTSDLVDASVLAGQLRLGGTPTMMTGLIPDALAQMLTRHPQIDIWLEPANSLELYRRVTHGELDAAVLVHPLTDLPKSCDWHTFREEPLVLLTPAAMRVNDVHRTIETEPFVRYDRNAVGGQLADAYLRQHGLQPRHRCELDGLDAIAVLVDRGLGVSLVPDWLSSRFAGLSLAKWPLPHAFPTRTVGLLWNRSSARIRLVRAFLEAAKAFVEHKNS
- a CDS encoding GNAT family N-acetyltransferase; translated protein: MADSLTFDHLDTPASFAAAFEIMKQLRPHLTDVNAFVAQLAHQHTEGYRLLAARDGTEVVGLAGYRAQTNLLRGKFIYVDDLVVNADLQRGGVGAQLLEAVRDVARNSGCAHLVLDTGLNNAFAQRFYFRQGLLATGMHFAEPLTLVTE
- a CDS encoding panthothenate synthetase; its protein translation is MRMLLNVRIPHEPFNAFVRGGTIEEVIAKILEEMKPEAAYFTEQSGGRGAILVINLDDPSQIPAFAEPWFLTFNADCEFRVVMGPEDLQKAGLAMIGAKWK
- a CDS encoding mandelate racemase/muconate lactonizing enzyme family protein — encoded protein: MPRIESVSVCAVGVPLDKVTSFATRTVSTRHYGLVKVRSSDGVEGIGFCYVGSSGDELLRVAVEQLLAPVLVGQDSYAVEGLWQAMYQEALLQGRAGTVMRAISILDTALWDLNARTHQVPLHKYLGAAELESVPAYASGGYYLEGKTPAMLGEEMARYVEMGFKAVKMKGGRLSPREEEARVRAAREAIGPDVELMIDINNGWTDATEALQHVKRIEQYDPYFIEEPFSPDDIANHARLAKLTRVPIATGEIGYGRWYHRELLERGGAAILQTDALVCGGISEWRRIAATAASHGVVMCPHWFHDVHAPLVAATTNARYVEYFWDDQVLNFRRLIDHQLTHRDGRIVLHQTPGLGFDFDEAAVGRYGTWTVVK
- a CDS encoding FMN-dependent NADH-azoreductase yields the protein MRILSINASPHGSASHGHSLVREVEQRLSKNASSSVEVISRDLTADPLPPVSIEYARAITSRTPDPAMFETSERLIAELESTDVLVINTPIHNFTVPAALKLWIDHVLRIHRTFRSTPEGKVGLMRDRPTIVIVGSGGFHFGEHASQPDFLTPYLRYALGSIGITTVQFLPLQGLVRGEDAVKHALDGARAELEAHSLFSSVKPS
- a CDS encoding RidA family protein, yielding MSQSISARVAELGLSLGTPTSPAANYVSFVKEGNLVHISGQVARKDGQVAYAGRLGAELTEDDGIEAARLCALNVLSQIAAVTDDRIDRVARVLKLGVFVASAPGFTKQSAIADGASNLMVQIFGDAGRHARSAVGVAMLPAGSAVEVDAVIALRDF